From the Leptolyngbya sp. O-77 genome, one window contains:
- a CDS encoding phycobiliprotein lyase — protein sequence MDIVEFFEQSSGKWFSQRTSHHLAFKQTESGKSDIVIDLLSKDDPAVVALCQQYEIDPALALCGARVTWDGTMEWDKEKHEGSTVIVPVADADQPNEGKMLREQGYAEKAPVAGRYVMGDDDSLTLITEYETMYSEERLWFASPNLRLRTSILKRFGGFSMATFCSEIRMGGAK from the coding sequence ATGGATATCGTCGAATTTTTTGAACAGAGCAGCGGCAAATGGTTCTCCCAGCGCACCAGCCATCACCTCGCGTTCAAGCAAACGGAGAGCGGCAAGTCCGACATCGTCATCGACCTGCTGAGCAAGGATGACCCGGCCGTCGTTGCGCTGTGCCAGCAGTATGAAATCGACCCGGCCCTGGCGCTGTGCGGGGCCCGCGTCACTTGGGATGGCACGATGGAGTGGGACAAAGAAAAGCACGAAGGCTCCACCGTGATTGTGCCCGTTGCTGATGCCGACCAGCCCAACGAAGGCAAAATGCTGCGCGAACAGGGATACGCCGAAAAGGCCCCCGTGGCCGGACGCTACGTCATGGGCGATGACGACTCCCTAACGCTGATTACCGAATACGAGACTATGTATTCCGAAGAGCGACTCTGGTTTGCCAGCCCCAACTTGCGCCTGCGTACCAGCATTCTCAAGCGCTTCGGCGGCTTCAGCATGGCCACCTTCTGCTCCGAAATCCGCATGGGCGGCGCAAAGTAA
- the bchM gene encoding magnesium protoporphyrin IX methyltransferase: protein MTNALDDKTIVRDYFNATGFDRWRRIYGDGEVNKVQLDIRKGHQQTVDTVLGWLRDDGNTSDLTVCDAGCGVGSLSIPLAQMGATVFSSDISEKMVGEAKERAEALGLSGNPTFAVQDLESLSGKYHTVICLDVLIHYPQADAARMIAHLGSLAESRLILSFAPKTLAYSLLKKIGDFFPGPSKATRAYLHREVDVVVVLESQGWTVKRNAMTKTQFYFSRLLEAVR, encoded by the coding sequence ATGACCAACGCACTCGACGACAAAACCATCGTCCGGGACTATTTCAATGCGACCGGATTTGACCGCTGGCGACGCATCTACGGCGACGGCGAAGTAAACAAAGTCCAACTCGACATCCGCAAAGGCCATCAGCAAACCGTGGACACCGTGCTGGGCTGGCTGCGGGACGACGGCAACACCAGCGACCTCACCGTTTGCGATGCGGGCTGTGGCGTGGGCAGCCTCAGCATTCCCCTGGCGCAGATGGGCGCAACGGTTTTCTCTAGCGACATTTCCGAAAAAATGGTGGGCGAAGCCAAAGAGCGGGCCGAAGCGCTGGGTTTGTCCGGCAATCCCACCTTTGCAGTGCAAGACCTGGAATCGCTCAGTGGCAAGTATCACACGGTCATCTGTTTGGATGTGCTGATCCACTACCCGCAAGCAGATGCAGCGCGGATGATTGCCCATCTGGGTTCCCTGGCAGAGTCGCGGCTGATTCTCAGCTTTGCGCCTAAGACGCTGGCCTACAGCCTGCTGAAGAAAATCGGCGACTTTTTCCCCGGCCCCAGCAAAGCCACTCGCGCCTATCTGCACCGCGAAGTTGATGTGGTGGTGGTGCTGGAAAGCCAAGGATGGACGGTGAAGCGCAATGCCATGACCAAGACGCAGTTTTACTTTTCGCGCCTGCTGGAGGCCGTT